In one Cupriavidus taiwanensis genomic region, the following are encoded:
- a CDS encoding glycosyltransferase, giving the protein MRVKDLVRETVWLPGATYDASIKPRVSVLLPTFRRGKSGLFRRCVESLLSQTLEDLELIIIDDASTDGTADQIAEFQERDGRVSCLRHTKNIGLPAISEYEGFLRARADRFAFAFDDTSFNKDALEKLVEESEKTPHAMIYGHIEWSYKEPKTGEIVTMRLGSNRSQGLLRTGNAIPNNGVLLPRKIIEDVGFYDPHAIIARVCDWDLWCRVAERYEIRFVDVAVGREDGPLTNDSLGNTYALDSWAVSEWMRSPRNEQLKPDNLGEYEVLAGDPSFSLNTQAVIESTAKKHATPRGWPLPVRYGNANEEGCILVVTLHYDASTYLCFDMLPHEVARRIRVITYNSWFGVEEMARATCVIFVRHINAFRSWVDAGKALGVPMYLYMDDNLPLLVEQGEMTVPYEDYRLVKFREDVRLFDGVLLTSRALVSYFEENLLHKNPFYFPVSFAAQNPVSVDHVEPKIKGEVTIVFAGGSHRARGLWEIVVPALKRLAEEGAMIHLVAPESDALHYEDATKTLPDNLRITSLPFETGYLFAMRRFARFQPDFMVHAPSDTKNNAYKTLHPMVAARLLDTVAVVPDGQPYDQITEFGNAVVVTDALKPISWYRTFNALLGGKFNLTEIKDRNKKFCADSFSGSDNVISIRNMMSRHGGETSWAEQARRLHGLAAWFRQTTGLPSIEESAAPIDNQAAQLSEYRRMMRYSWRHRILRKSTDLWEAVSPNFYLLKKSSEKNGWRRAGSSLELSDSLHETTYREYVITPPAGKLEAVLFALSVDAVQRGQIGVEIITPDNEIKDHRVLDLKLLKLDEPVRFELSNVHIKNGESWAIRLFVKSTTPVYVYEFINRKWLGMKFLQPTPFMQLAYEK; this is encoded by the coding sequence ATGCGCGTAAAGGACTTGGTTCGGGAGACAGTATGGCTACCAGGCGCAACCTACGACGCGAGCATAAAACCTCGGGTCTCTGTGCTGCTGCCGACGTTTCGCCGCGGCAAGAGCGGCTTGTTCAGGCGCTGCGTAGAATCGTTGCTTTCGCAAACGCTCGAAGATCTTGAGCTGATCATCATCGATGACGCGAGCACCGATGGAACAGCCGACCAAATCGCCGAGTTCCAAGAACGGGATGGTCGGGTCAGCTGCTTGCGTCATACAAAGAATATCGGTCTTCCGGCAATCTCCGAATACGAAGGTTTCTTACGGGCTCGCGCCGACAGGTTTGCCTTTGCCTTCGACGACACGTCCTTCAATAAGGACGCGCTCGAAAAGCTCGTAGAGGAATCAGAAAAGACTCCCCACGCGATGATCTACGGCCACATTGAGTGGTCATATAAGGAGCCGAAGACGGGTGAGATCGTCACCATGCGCCTCGGTTCAAATAGGTCCCAGGGACTGCTACGCACGGGGAACGCAATACCTAACAACGGTGTGCTGCTACCCCGAAAGATCATCGAGGATGTAGGCTTCTATGATCCACATGCCATCATCGCCCGCGTCTGCGACTGGGATCTGTGGTGCCGCGTGGCTGAGCGCTACGAAATTCGTTTTGTCGACGTCGCCGTGGGCCGTGAAGATGGCCCATTGACCAACGACAGCCTGGGTAACACCTACGCGCTGGATAGCTGGGCCGTCTCTGAATGGATGCGCAGCCCGCGAAACGAGCAACTGAAGCCGGACAATCTCGGCGAATACGAAGTACTGGCTGGTGACCCGTCGTTCAGCTTAAATACTCAGGCGGTCATTGAGTCAACCGCGAAAAAACACGCGACTCCGCGCGGGTGGCCATTGCCTGTGCGCTATGGCAACGCCAATGAGGAAGGTTGCATTCTCGTCGTAACGCTCCACTACGACGCCTCCACCTATCTTTGCTTCGACATGCTGCCTCATGAGGTGGCGCGACGCATACGGGTGATCACGTACAACAGCTGGTTCGGCGTCGAAGAGATGGCGCGGGCAACATGCGTGATATTCGTTAGGCACATCAATGCCTTCAGGTCGTGGGTCGACGCCGGGAAAGCTCTTGGCGTTCCGATGTACCTGTACATGGACGACAATCTCCCCCTGCTAGTCGAGCAGGGTGAAATGACTGTTCCATACGAAGACTATCGACTGGTCAAGTTCCGTGAGGACGTAAGGCTCTTTGATGGGGTGTTACTGACGAGCAGGGCGCTTGTCTCTTACTTCGAAGAAAATCTGCTCCACAAGAACCCCTTCTACTTCCCCGTTTCGTTCGCCGCCCAAAATCCAGTCAGCGTCGACCACGTTGAGCCGAAAATAAAGGGCGAGGTAACCATTGTCTTTGCAGGCGGGTCGCACCGCGCGCGAGGACTATGGGAGATCGTTGTACCGGCTTTGAAGCGGCTCGCCGAAGAAGGCGCAATGATCCATTTGGTCGCGCCAGAATCAGACGCGCTTCATTACGAAGATGCGACGAAGACGCTCCCTGACAATTTGCGGATCACTTCCCTCCCATTCGAGACCGGATATCTCTTTGCGATGCGGAGGTTTGCGCGCTTTCAGCCGGACTTCATGGTGCATGCGCCAAGCGATACGAAGAACAACGCATACAAGACTCTGCACCCGATGGTAGCAGCGCGTCTTCTTGATACTGTGGCGGTTGTACCTGACGGGCAACCATATGATCAGATCACAGAATTCGGCAACGCCGTCGTTGTCACGGATGCACTAAAACCGATTTCCTGGTATCGAACCTTCAACGCGTTGCTCGGTGGCAAGTTCAATCTCACTGAGATCAAAGACCGAAACAAGAAGTTTTGTGCCGACAGCTTCTCCGGCTCGGATAACGTCATCTCGATTCGGAACATGATGAGCCGGCATGGCGGCGAAACCAGCTGGGCCGAACAGGCCCGGCGCTTGCATGGACTGGCCGCGTGGTTCAGGCAAACCACCGGACTGCCATCTATCGAGGAGAGCGCAGCACCCATCGACAACCAGGCGGCCCAGCTATCCGAGTATCGCCGGATGATGCGCTATTCGTGGCGCCACCGGATATTGCGGAAGAGCACCGATTTGTGGGAAGCGGTCTCTCCGAACTTCTACTTGCTGAAAAAATCGAGCGAGAAGAACGGATGGCGCCGGGCAGGCTCATCGTTGGAACTCAGCGATTCTCTCCACGAGACGACCTACCGCGAATACGTAATCACCCCCCCTGCCGGAAAGCTCGAGGCAGTCCTCTTTGCGCTCTCCGTAGATGCCGTGCAGCGCGGGCAAATCGGGGTAGAGATCATTACTCCGGACAACGAAATCAAAGACCACCGCGTTCTCGACCTGAAGTTACTGAAGTTGGATGAGCCGGTGCGGTTCGAGCTTTCCAATGTACACATCAAAAACGGCGAGTCATGGGCGATCCGCCTGTTCGTCAAATCGACTACGCCGGTGTACGTCTATGAGTTCATCAACCGTAAATGGCTTGGCATGAAATTCCTGCAGCCAACGCCATTCATGCAACTGGCCTACGAGAAGTGA
- the gyrA gene encoding DNA gyrase subunit A has protein sequence MDPFAKETLPVSLEEEMRRSYLDYAMSVIVGRALPDVRDGLKPVHRRVLFAMHELNNDWNRAYKKSARIVGDVIGKYHPHGDTAVYDTIVRMAQDFSLRYMLVDGQGNFGSVDGDNAAAMRYTEIRLSKIAHEMLHDIDKETVDFDSNYDGSEKEPSILPARIPNLLINGSSGIAVGMATNIPPHNLNEIVDGCLHLLRNPQATVDELIELIPAPDFPTAGIIYGIQGVREGYRTGRGRVVMRAKTHFEDIDRGQRQAIIVDELPYQVNKRTLLERIAELVTEKKIEGISDIRDESDKSGMRVVIELKRNEVPEVVLNNLYKNTQLQDTFGMNMVALVDRQPRLLNLRQMLEYFLAHRREVVTRRTVFELRKARERGHVLEGLAVALANIDEFIAIIKAAPTPPIAKQELMSKAWDSALVREMLARAEGETPGGRSSYRPDGLPAVFGMQADGLYRLSDGQAQEILQMRLQRLTGLEQDKIVQEYRDIMAEIADLLDILARPERITTIIIDELTAIRAEFGDERRSQIELNATELDTEDLITPQDMVVTLSHSGYMKSQPISEYRAQKRGGRGKQATATKEDDWIDTLFVANTHDYILCFSNRGRLYWLKVYEVPQGSRNSRGRPIVNMFPLSEGEKINVILPVRQFDAEHFIFMATARGTVKKTALTEFSNPRKAGIIAVDLDEGDYLIGAAVTDGQHDVMLFSDAGKAVRFDENDVRPMGRQARGVRGMNLEDGQAVIAMLVAPAETAEESADAGVRGSVLTATENGYGKRTPIAEYTRHGRGTKGMIAIQTSERNGRVVAAALVSPEDEIMLITTGGVLIRTRVAEIREMGRATQGVTLINVDEGTKLSGLQRIVESDADNGGNGEEPDEAEGAERAEGAEGAAGADADAKP, from the coding sequence ATGGATCCATTCGCAAAAGAAACCCTTCCGGTCTCCCTAGAAGAGGAAATGCGCCGCTCCTACCTGGATTACGCCATGAGCGTGATCGTCGGGCGCGCGCTTCCCGATGTCCGGGATGGCCTGAAACCGGTGCACCGGCGCGTGCTGTTTGCGATGCACGAGCTCAACAACGACTGGAACCGCGCCTACAAGAAGTCGGCCCGTATCGTCGGGGATGTGATCGGTAAGTACCACCCGCACGGCGATACCGCAGTCTACGACACCATCGTGCGCATGGCGCAGGACTTCTCGCTGCGCTACATGCTGGTCGACGGCCAGGGGAATTTCGGTTCGGTGGACGGTGATAACGCCGCGGCCATGCGTTATACCGAAATCCGCCTGTCGAAAATCGCCCACGAGATGCTGCATGACATCGACAAGGAAACCGTCGATTTCGACAGCAACTACGACGGCTCCGAAAAAGAGCCTTCGATTCTCCCCGCGCGTATTCCCAATCTGCTAATCAATGGTTCGTCGGGTATTGCGGTGGGCATGGCCACCAATATCCCGCCGCATAACCTGAATGAAATCGTCGACGGTTGCCTGCACCTGTTGCGCAACCCGCAGGCGACCGTGGACGAGCTGATTGAATTGATTCCGGCTCCGGATTTTCCGACCGCCGGCATTATCTATGGCATTCAGGGCGTCCGCGAAGGCTACCGCACGGGCCGCGGCCGCGTGGTGATGCGGGCCAAGACGCACTTCGAGGATATCGATCGCGGCCAGCGCCAGGCCATCATCGTCGACGAGCTGCCGTACCAGGTCAACAAGCGCACCCTGCTGGAGCGCATCGCCGAGCTGGTCACCGAGAAGAAGATCGAAGGCATCTCGGATATCCGCGACGAGTCGGACAAGTCCGGCATGCGGGTGGTGATCGAGCTCAAGCGCAACGAGGTGCCCGAGGTCGTTCTCAACAACCTGTATAAGAACACCCAGCTGCAGGATACCTTCGGCATGAACATGGTGGCGCTGGTTGACCGCCAGCCTCGCCTGCTGAACCTGCGCCAGATGCTGGAGTACTTCCTGGCGCACCGCCGCGAGGTCGTTACCCGCCGCACGGTGTTCGAGCTGCGCAAGGCACGCGAGCGCGGCCATGTGCTGGAAGGCCTGGCGGTGGCGCTGGCCAACATCGATGAATTCATCGCCATCATCAAGGCCGCCCCGACGCCGCCGATCGCCAAGCAGGAACTGATGAGCAAGGCGTGGGACTCCGCGCTGGTCCGCGAGATGCTGGCCCGGGCCGAGGGCGAAACCCCGGGTGGGCGCTCGTCGTACCGGCCGGACGGGCTGCCGGCGGTGTTCGGCATGCAGGCCGACGGCCTGTACAGGCTGTCCGACGGCCAGGCGCAGGAAATCCTGCAAATGCGCCTGCAACGCCTCACTGGCCTTGAACAAGACAAGATCGTCCAGGAATATCGCGACATCATGGCGGAAATCGCCGACCTGCTCGATATCCTGGCACGTCCGGAGCGCATTACCACCATCATCATCGACGAACTCACGGCGATCCGCGCCGAATTCGGCGATGAGCGGCGCTCGCAGATCGAGCTGAACGCTACCGAGCTGGACACCGAGGACCTGATCACTCCACAAGACATGGTGGTCACGCTGTCGCACAGCGGCTATATGAAGAGCCAGCCGATCTCCGAATACCGTGCGCAGAAGCGCGGCGGCCGGGGCAAGCAGGCGACGGCGACCAAGGAAGACGACTGGATCGACACGCTGTTCGTGGCCAATACCCATGACTACATCCTGTGCTTCTCCAACCGCGGCCGGCTGTACTGGCTGAAGGTCTATGAGGTGCCGCAGGGCTCGCGCAACTCGCGCGGCCGGCCGATCGTCAACATGTTCCCGTTGTCGGAAGGCGAGAAGATCAATGTCATCCTGCCGGTGCGGCAGTTCGACGCCGAGCACTTCATCTTCATGGCGACCGCGCGCGGCACGGTCAAGAAGACCGCGCTGACGGAATTCTCCAACCCGCGCAAGGCCGGCATCATCGCGGTCGACCTCGACGAAGGCGACTACTTGATTGGTGCGGCGGTGACCGACGGCCAGCACGACGTGATGCTGTTCTCGGATGCCGGCAAGGCGGTGCGTTTCGACGAGAACGATGTGCGTCCGATGGGCCGCCAGGCGCGCGGCGTGCGCGGCATGAACCTGGAAGACGGCCAGGCCGTGATCGCGATGCTGGTGGCGCCGGCCGAGACCGCTGAAGAGTCAGCCGACGCGGGCGTGCGCGGCAGCGTGCTGACCGCGACCGAGAACGGCTACGGCAAGCGTACCCCCATCGCCGAGTACACTCGACATGGCCGTGGCACCAAGGGCATGATTGCGATCCAGACGAGTGAGCGCAACGGCCGTGTGGTGGCCGCTGCACTGGTTTCGCCCGAGGACGAAATCATGCTGATCACTACCGGCGGCGTACTGATCCGTACCCGCGTGGCGGAAATCCGCGAGATGGGCCGCGCCACCCAGGGTGTCACGCTGATCAACGTCGACGAGGGCACCAAGCTGTCCGGACTGCAGCGCATCGTCGAAAGCGATGCCGACAACGGCGGCAACGGCGAGGAGCCGGACGAGGCCGAGGGTGCGGAACGCGCCGAGGGCGCTGAAGGTGCCGCAGGTGCGGATGCCGACGCGAAGCCTTAA
- a CDS encoding phage head spike fiber domain-containing protein → MLVSRNFVDLITFSRSSPAWRFNSSGILVQETDGVPRFDYDPVTLQPRGMLIEEARTNLVLRSSEFDNASWSKSNMSVTANAATGPDGAMSAEKIIPTTTSGTHGVNNSSSTVSGSTMYYWSVFAKAGEYKNVRLRAADSVGFLGDMIVDLTTGIISNPSPTAIAQPLGGGWYRLTIGFTTNASPTSITHGVWVYDNTGGATFSGDGTSGLYVFGAQLEQGAFPTSYITTVGATATRAADVASITDLGKIGFNPAQGTLYAETRVGALGNSASANTFPHMACFAKGANIGVGDYIGLRISQPDAVHVNVGNAGVFNSVVPPGSATTVGATEKVAAAGQGASIVAARNGSVSAAITSRTWPVDVDTLWIGSQVGNTRFWNGWIRALRYYPRRLSDAELQALTA, encoded by the coding sequence ATGCTTGTCTCTCGCAATTTCGTCGACCTCATCACCTTCTCGCGGTCTTCGCCGGCGTGGCGGTTTAATTCGTCCGGCATCTTGGTGCAAGAGACTGACGGTGTGCCGCGATTCGACTATGACCCTGTCACGCTGCAGCCGCGCGGGATGCTGATCGAGGAGGCGAGGACGAACTTGGTCCTCCGATCGTCTGAGTTCGATAACGCTTCATGGTCGAAATCAAACATGTCCGTGACGGCAAACGCTGCCACTGGGCCAGACGGCGCGATGTCGGCAGAGAAGATCATCCCGACGACCACCAGTGGCACGCATGGCGTGAACAACTCCAGTTCAACGGTGTCCGGCAGCACTATGTACTACTGGTCCGTGTTCGCAAAAGCAGGGGAGTACAAAAACGTCCGCCTCCGCGCCGCGGATTCTGTAGGTTTCCTGGGCGACATGATCGTTGATCTTACGACGGGGATCATTTCCAACCCGTCGCCAACGGCGATTGCGCAGCCATTGGGGGGTGGGTGGTATCGCCTGACAATCGGATTCACTACCAATGCGTCACCGACAAGCATCACGCACGGCGTTTGGGTGTATGACAACACCGGGGGGGCGACTTTCTCCGGTGATGGTACCAGTGGGCTCTATGTGTTTGGGGCCCAGCTCGAACAGGGAGCATTCCCAACGAGCTACATCACTACGGTAGGCGCAACTGCAACACGGGCCGCAGACGTCGCCAGCATCACTGATCTTGGGAAAATCGGATTCAATCCGGCTCAAGGGACGCTATATGCGGAAACTAGGGTCGGCGCGCTTGGCAATAGCGCCTCAGCCAATACTTTCCCTCACATGGCTTGCTTCGCAAAAGGGGCAAACATTGGGGTGGGCGACTATATCGGGCTGCGGATTTCTCAGCCAGACGCAGTCCACGTCAACGTAGGAAACGCTGGAGTATTCAACAGCGTGGTGCCGCCCGGCAGCGCAACCACCGTTGGCGCGACCGAGAAAGTGGCAGCGGCAGGTCAAGGTGCAAGCATCGTGGCGGCCCGGAATGGTTCTGTGAGTGCTGCTATCACCTCAAGGACATGGCCGGTTGATGTTGATACCCTCTGGATCGGCTCGCAAGTCGGCAACACGCGCTTCTGGAATGGCTGGATTCGAGCGCTGCGCTACTACCCACGCCGCCTCTCGGACGCCGAACTCCAGGCGCTGACCGCCTAA
- a CDS encoding DUF2514 family protein — MIPIPANIPWRAIGAGALAAALFSGGWVVNGWRVGAQLEQMRGDRERAAKSAAFDQVKAVDRARAEEQRRTAAQTEIANVAIKDAERARDDARTAAATSDRLRQRIADLIASAGHPAAATGSPPAGDPIGMLANVLERADRRAGILAEYADAARIAGLACERSYDALTPAQ; from the coding sequence ATGATCCCGATCCCCGCAAACATCCCATGGCGCGCGATCGGCGCCGGCGCGCTGGCCGCGGCCCTGTTCTCAGGCGGCTGGGTCGTCAATGGCTGGCGCGTGGGCGCTCAGCTCGAGCAAATGAGGGGCGACCGAGAGAGGGCCGCCAAGTCAGCTGCCTTCGACCAGGTCAAAGCCGTCGACCGGGCCCGCGCCGAAGAACAACGCCGCACTGCGGCTCAGACGGAGATTGCCAATGTCGCCATCAAGGACGCCGAGCGCGCGCGGGATGATGCTCGCACTGCTGCCGCTACTTCTGACCGCCTGCGCCAGCGAATCGCTGATCTCATCGCCAGCGCCGGCCATCCCGCCGCTGCAACCGGCAGCCCGCCAGCCGGCGATCCCATCGGAATGCTTGCCAACGTGCTCGAGCGCGCTGACCGCCGCGCGGGAATCCTGGCTGAATACGCTGACGCCGCTCGAATCGCCGGCCTTGCCTGCGAGCGTAGCTACGACGCGCTGACGCCGGCGCAGTAG
- a CDS encoding glycoside hydrolase family 19 protein → MITSKILSAIMPGAGRRADTFLVPLTDAMTRFDIDTPARAAAFLAQVAHESGQLVYVKEIWGPTGSQRRYEGRADLGNTQAGDGKRFMGRGLIQITGRRNYLLCGRGLGLDLVTMPELLEQPMAAAASAGWYWQSNNLNRFADSGDFKALSIAINGRNKATGLPNGWDDRLKYWARAKVALGVAA, encoded by the coding sequence ATGATCACCTCGAAGATCTTGAGCGCGATCATGCCCGGCGCGGGCCGTCGAGCCGATACGTTCCTCGTGCCGCTGACCGACGCCATGACCCGTTTTGACATCGACACGCCGGCTCGCGCGGCTGCTTTCCTTGCGCAAGTCGCCCACGAGTCCGGCCAACTGGTCTACGTGAAGGAGATCTGGGGGCCGACCGGCTCCCAGCGCCGGTACGAGGGCAGGGCGGATCTCGGAAACACGCAGGCCGGTGACGGCAAGCGGTTCATGGGCCGGGGTCTGATCCAGATCACCGGGCGCCGGAACTACCTGCTTTGCGGCCGCGGCCTCGGCCTTGACCTGGTGACGATGCCGGAACTGCTCGAACAGCCGATGGCTGCGGCGGCGTCCGCCGGCTGGTACTGGCAGTCGAACAACCTGAACCGGTTCGCCGACTCCGGCGACTTCAAGGCGCTGAGCATCGCGATCAACGGGCGGAACAAAGCAACGGGCCTGCCGAACGGCTGGGATGACCGACTGAAGTACTGGGCGCGCGCGAAGGTCGCGCTGGGGGTTGCAGCATGA
- a CDS encoding DUF2059 domain-containing protein, with protein sequence MLKTYRRIAVLAAFVPTFMMAQHAHAQDAEKTAAIKELLSVMQADQAVKGQAENWQQGAKQEAPLVLEQVLVENKTLSDKQKQAAVEKLKKNGAVQRVVDGAGTAFTTDGFRKDAIQAHYDAFGKYYTTQELKDLTTFLKSPTGQKFMANQGKATQEIWGSMMQKYGPQVGKSMRDAAEKEITAASK encoded by the coding sequence ATGCTCAAAACCTATCGACGTATCGCTGTTCTGGCTGCTTTCGTTCCGACCTTCATGATGGCGCAGCATGCCCACGCACAGGACGCGGAAAAGACGGCAGCCATCAAGGAACTGCTTTCCGTCATGCAGGCAGACCAGGCTGTGAAGGGCCAGGCAGAGAACTGGCAACAGGGCGCCAAGCAGGAAGCGCCGCTGGTCCTCGAGCAGGTGCTGGTCGAAAACAAGACCCTGAGCGACAAGCAGAAGCAGGCCGCGGTTGAAAAGCTGAAGAAGAACGGCGCGGTCCAGCGCGTCGTGGACGGCGCCGGCACGGCGTTCACCACCGATGGTTTCCGCAAGGATGCCATCCAGGCGCACTATGATGCCTTCGGCAAGTACTACACGACGCAGGAACTGAAGGACCTGACCACCTTCCTGAAGTCGCCGACCGGCCAGAAGTTCATGGCCAACCAGGGCAAGGCAACGCAGGAAATCTGGGGCTCGATGATGCAGAAGTACGGCCCGCAGGTCGGCAAGTCGATGCGCGACGCCGCCGAGAAGGAAATCACCGCCGCTTCGAAGTGA
- the gph gene encoding phosphoglycolate phosphatase (PGP is an essential enzyme in the glycolate salvage pathway in higher organisms (photorespiration in plants). Phosphoglycolate results from the oxidase activity of RubisCO in the Calvin cycle when concentrations of carbon dioxide are low relative to oxygen. This enzyme is a member of the Haloacid Dehalogenase (HAD) superfamily of aspartate-nucleophile hydrolase enzymes (PF00702).), which translates to MSAAIAGVFFDLDGTLADTAPDLAAAANRLVVEHGRAPVAYDKLRPVASHGARGLLGAAFGLRPEDAEFPALRDTFLDYYEAEIAVHTRLFDGMPQVLAALEAAGIPWGIVTNKIARFTVPLVAAIGLAPRASAVVSGDTTPHAKPHPAPLLHAAASAGVDPSRCVYVGDDLRDIQAGKAAGMITVTAAYGYCGDGDPPEAWGADHLVRHPAELIPLLVPAAIA; encoded by the coding sequence ATGAGCGCGGCAATCGCAGGCGTCTTCTTCGACCTCGACGGCACCCTCGCCGACACCGCGCCGGACCTCGCTGCGGCGGCAAACCGGCTGGTGGTCGAGCACGGCCGCGCGCCCGTGGCCTATGACAAGCTGCGCCCCGTGGCCTCGCATGGCGCGCGCGGACTGCTGGGCGCCGCTTTCGGCCTGCGTCCGGAAGACGCGGAATTTCCCGCCCTGCGCGATACCTTCCTGGATTACTACGAAGCCGAAATCGCGGTGCACACGCGCCTGTTCGACGGCATGCCGCAGGTGCTGGCCGCGCTGGAGGCGGCGGGCATCCCGTGGGGGATCGTGACCAACAAGATCGCGCGCTTCACGGTGCCGCTGGTCGCCGCGATCGGCCTGGCGCCCCGCGCCAGCGCCGTGGTCAGCGGCGACACCACGCCGCACGCAAAGCCCCACCCCGCCCCGCTGCTGCACGCCGCCGCGAGTGCCGGCGTCGACCCGAGCCGCTGCGTCTATGTGGGCGACGACCTGCGCGATATCCAGGCCGGCAAGGCTGCCGGCATGATCACCGTGACCGCCGCCTATGGCTACTGCGGCGACGGCGACCCGCCCGAGGCCTGGGGCGCGGACCACCTGGTCCGCCACCCGGCGGAGCTGATCCCGCTGCTGGTGCCCGCCGCGATCGCCTGA
- the ompA gene encoding outer membrane protein OmpA produces the protein MKKFAKLALVAATAVMAASAQAQSVPYEKKAVNDNWGNGTSEYVWKNGTNELCWRDSSWTPATANALCDGALAPAVAAPAPAPVAPPVVSSEKVTFAADTLFDFDKAVLKPEGKAKLDDLVSKLQGITLEVIIAVGHTDSFGSDKYNDRLSIRRAESVKAYLVSKGVEANRVYTEGKGKRQLKVDPKSCKGNRKSQIACQQPNRRVEVEVVGTRSAR, from the coding sequence ATGAAAAAATTTGCCAAGCTCGCGCTCGTTGCAGCTACCGCAGTAATGGCTGCATCCGCTCAAGCTCAGTCCGTCCCTTATGAAAAGAAGGCAGTGAACGACAACTGGGGCAACGGTACGAGCGAGTACGTGTGGAAGAATGGCACGAACGAGCTCTGCTGGCGCGACAGCTCCTGGACCCCGGCCACGGCCAACGCGCTGTGCGATGGCGCCCTGGCCCCGGCCGTAGCGGCACCGGCCCCGGCTCCGGTGGCCCCGCCGGTCGTCTCGAGCGAGAAGGTCACTTTCGCTGCTGACACCCTGTTCGACTTCGACAAGGCTGTGCTGAAGCCCGAAGGCAAGGCCAAGCTGGACGACCTGGTCTCGAAGCTGCAAGGCATCACCCTGGAAGTCATCATCGCCGTTGGCCACACCGACTCGTTCGGCTCGGACAAGTACAACGATCGCCTGTCGATCCGCCGCGCTGAATCGGTCAAGGCTTACCTGGTGAGCAAGGGCGTCGAAGCCAACCGCGTCTACACCGAAGGCAAGGGCAAGCGCCAGCTGAAGGTTGATCCGAAGTCGTGCAAGGGCAACCGCAAGTCGCAGATCGCCTGCCAGCAGCCGAACCGCCGCGTGGAAGTCGAAGTGGTCGGCACCCGCAGCGCACGTTAA
- the ubiG gene encoding bifunctional 2-polyprenyl-6-hydroxyphenol methylase/3-demethylubiquinol 3-O-methyltransferase UbiG, translated as MTLQSQTLPAADAASQHPPRRNADPKEIDKFSELAHRWWDPQSEFKPLHELNPLRLGWIDGIAGLAGKRVVDVGCGGGILSESMARLGATVRGIDLSSKALKVADLHSLESGVAVTYEEIAAEALAAREPAGVDVVTCMEMLEHVPDPASIVQACAMLVRPGGHVFFSTINRNLKAYLLAIVGAEYVLNMLPRGTHDYEKFITPSELARFARHAGLDLVEMRGMTYNPLSQVYTLGRDTDVNYLMAFRRVAA; from the coding sequence ATGACGTTGCAATCGCAAACCCTCCCCGCAGCCGACGCCGCCAGCCAGCACCCGCCGCGCCGGAATGCCGACCCCAAGGAAATCGACAAGTTCAGCGAACTGGCCCACCGCTGGTGGGATCCGCAGAGCGAGTTCAAGCCGCTGCACGAGCTGAACCCGCTGCGCCTGGGCTGGATCGATGGCATCGCCGGACTGGCGGGCAAGCGGGTGGTCGACGTGGGCTGCGGCGGCGGCATCCTGTCCGAGAGCATGGCCCGCCTCGGCGCCACCGTGCGCGGCATCGATCTCTCCAGCAAGGCGCTGAAGGTGGCCGACCTGCACAGCCTGGAGTCCGGCGTCGCCGTGACCTACGAAGAGATCGCTGCCGAAGCGCTGGCCGCGCGCGAGCCAGCCGGCGTGGATGTGGTCACTTGCATGGAAATGCTGGAACACGTGCCGGACCCGGCCTCCATCGTGCAGGCGTGCGCGATGCTGGTGCGGCCGGGCGGCCATGTGTTCTTCTCGACCATCAACCGCAACCTGAAGGCGTACCTGCTGGCCATCGTCGGCGCCGAATACGTGCTCAACATGCTGCCGCGCGGCACCCACGACTACGAAAAGTTCATCACGCCCTCCGAACTGGCCCGCTTCGCGCGCCACGCCGGCCTGGACCTGGTCGAGATGCGGGGCATGACCTACAACCCGCTGTCGCAGGTCTATACGCTGGGCCGCGACACGGACGTGAACTACCTGATGGCGTTCCGCCGGGTGGCTGCATGA